A portion of the Lolium rigidum isolate FL_2022 chromosome 1, APGP_CSIRO_Lrig_0.1, whole genome shotgun sequence genome contains these proteins:
- the LOC124702671 gene encoding uncharacterized protein LOC124702671, which translates to MLPALRPRLRVPLAYICCRLSSSSSGEGCPPAARADPAAVTAAKAQEAMAARMEAYKKVQEFDWSSGADWKTAANILFTVPPKRKEFGLDFHLVQLFFVCMPSLAVYLVAMYARREIKRMEAEAEEKKKKTEELEKQKQLEADSIKEDADSKLATVLVRLDTLEGVVKEIAGDKTRGSVLDLSTSKEALKKVETSSPDKTSASKSDASNSQPASLKSKDINSGINAPPNTTQQDSKGDRDKPANESRS; encoded by the exons ATGCTTCCGGCGCTGAGGCCTCGCCTCCGCGTCCCCCTGGCTTATATCTGCTGCCGCCTttcctcatcctcttccggcGAGGGATGTCCTCCCGCCGCCCGCGCGGACCCCGCGGCGGTGACTGCGGCGAAGGCGCAGGAGGCGATGGCGGCGCGGATGGAGGCGTACAAGAAGGTGCAGGAATTCGACTGGTCCAGCGGCGCTGACTGGAAGACGGCCGCCAACATCCTCTTCACGGTGCCCCCCAAGCGCAAGGAATTCGG GCTTGACTTCCACCTTGTGCAGCTCTTCTTTGTTTGCATGCCCTCACTAG CTGTCTATTTGGTAGCCATGTATGCACGAAGAGAGATCAAAAGGATGGAAGCG GAagcagaagaaaaaaagaaaaaaaccgaGGAACTAGAGAAACAGAAACAACTTGAAGCCGATTCTATTAAGGAGGATGCCGATTCAAAGCTGGCAACAGTGTTAGTCAGGTTAGATACACTGGAGGGTGTCGTTAAGGAAATTGCGGGTGACAAAACGAGAGGTTCCGTTCTTGATTTATCAACCTCAAAGGAGGCTTTGAAGAAGGTTGAGACATCATCTCCTGATAAGACCTCTGCTTCAAAGAGTGATGCAAGTAATAGTCAGCCAGCGTCTTTGAAGAGTAAGGACATCAACAGTGGTATAAATGCTCCGCCAAATACGACACAGCAGGATAGTAAAGGGGACAGAGACAAGCCAGCCAATGAGTCAAGGAGTTGA